The Loxodonta africana isolate mLoxAfr1 unplaced genomic scaffold, mLoxAfr1.hap2 scaffold_100, whole genome shotgun sequence genome contains a region encoding:
- the LOC100665197 gene encoding olfactory receptor 5D18-like: MSFSERNKSGAMFTLLGFSDCPELQVPLFVVFLAIYSLTVVGNLGMIVIIKINPKLHTPMYFFLSHLSFVDFCYSSIIAPKMLVNLVVEDRTISFLECVVQYFLFCTFVVTESLLLALMAYDHFVAICNPLLYTDAMSQRLCAMLVVGSYAWGVGCSLILTCSALKLSFHGANTINHFFCEFSSLLSLSCSNTYLSELLLFIFATFNVVSTLLIILTSYVSIAVTILKMSSASGRHKAFSTCASHLTAITIFHGTILFLYCVPNSKISRHTIKIASVFYTVVVPMLNPLIYSLRNKDVKNTVSKIMDAKVFSH, encoded by the coding sequence atGTCATTttcagagagaaataaaagtgggGCCATGTTCACTCTTTTGGGCTTCTCAGATTGCCCAGAACTGCAGGTTCCCCTCTTCGTGGTATTTCTGGCCATCTACAGTCTCACTGTTGTAGGGAATCTTGGGATGATTGTAATCATCAAAATTAACCCCAAactgcacacccccatgtactttttcctcagccacctctcaTTTGTGGATTTCTGCTATTCCTCTATCATTGCTCCCAAGATGCTGGTGAACCTAGTTGTAGAAGACAGAACCATTTCGTTTTTAGAATGCGTAGTACAATACTTTCTCTTTTGTACCTTTGTGGTGACTGAATCCCTTCTATTAGCTCTAATGGCCTATGACCACTTTGTGGCCATTTgcaaccctctgctctacacagaTGCCATGTCCCAGAGACTCTGTGCTATGCTGGTGGTGGGATCATATGCATGGGGAGTAGGGTGTTCCTTGATACTCACATGCTCTGCTTTGAAATTATCTTTTCATGGTGCCAACACAATCAATCACTTCTTCTGTgagttctcctcacttctttccctttcttgctcTAATACTTACCTCAGTGAGTTGTTGCTTTTTATCTTTGCTACTTTTAATGTGGTGAGTACATTACTCATCATTCTCACATCTTATGTGTCCATtgctgtcaccatcttgaaaatgAGTTCAGCCAGTGGTCGTCATAAGGCATTCTCTACCTGTGCCTCTCATCTGACTGCCATCACTatcttccatggcaccatcctGTTCCTCTACTGTGTACCCAACTCCAAAATCTCCAGGCACACGATCAAAATAgcctctgtgttttacacagtGGTGGTCCCCATGTTAAATCCCttgatctacagtctgaggaataaggatgtcaagaaTACAGTCAGCAAGATAATGGATGCTAAAgtcttttctcattaa